The following are encoded together in the Naumannella cuiyingiana genome:
- a CDS encoding glycoside hydrolase family 2 TIM barrel-domain containing protein gives MATPEYLTDRSPGRGALPPRARAHSDAQSTSLNGAWRFRYAPRADGPTGFAEPDFDDTAWDSLPVPTHWVLHGDGRYGHPAYTNVAFPFPVDPPHVPDENPTGDYRLRFDRPDWVGSGRAILRFDGVESAFRVWLNGIEIGVGKGSRLPIEFDVTEALVAGGRTDVLAVRVHQWSDGSYLEDQDQWWLPGIFRDVTLLQRPVGGIDDVFLRADFDHRTGMGLLTGEVSAPAQAYPITVEIAELGLRQELAGPGEPIDLAAPAQPWSAEEPRLYQVIISAAGETLTERVGFRTVRIDGDRLSVNGRQVIFRGVNRHEVLADRGRVFDPDAARADLIMMKRHNVNAIRTSHYPPHPDLLDLCDELGFWVIDECDLETHGFELLGWRDNPCDDGRWRGALLDRIARTVERDKNHPSVIIWSLGNESGTGENLAAMANWARGRDGGRPIHYEGDRTGAYTDLYSRMYASPGQVEVIFGAGPLPGCTAGEAARVRAMPFLQCEYAHAMGTGPGALDVYDELVEAYPGYHGGFVWEWRDHGLRRRDERGEWYAYGGDFGEELHDGNFVLDGLVRSDGVPSPGLAEFAAVNAPVSLTVADGVLTVRNRQHTRGLDHLRFVACSELDGGDPVEAEVAVPAAGPGESVSVTLPETVLAPRPGGECWLRVRAELAADEPWAGAGHPVAEGQWPLTVPAREAPRPAQFDPTSTEHAPLGAAEFDPATGLLTALGELAVTGPILELWRAPTDNDRGAIFGSFELADPATTGGDGVPGPSSAQRWAERGLDRLKHRLVEFRAAAHGIVATYRVGAAATRAYADLTCRWWWADDRLMLRAEVTPSSDWDCTWPRIGLRFGLPAELDEAAWFGTGPGESWPDSRRAVRVGRFAAGIDELNFAPTRPQESGHRAGLRELTLSGPGRALTVEAYAEAGRLPGFTIARHTPQQVAAAAHRHELPAPERTWLFVDADVHGLGSRSCGPDVLPEAQLWPRAEAITLALRAAGNNRPVQGGAGLSD, from the coding sequence GTGGCAACTCCGGAATACCTCACCGATCGTTCCCCCGGCCGGGGCGCGCTGCCGCCGCGCGCCCGGGCGCACAGCGATGCGCAATCCACCAGCCTGAACGGGGCCTGGCGATTCCGGTACGCCCCCCGCGCCGACGGGCCGACCGGCTTCGCCGAGCCCGACTTCGACGACACCGCCTGGGACAGCCTGCCGGTGCCCACGCACTGGGTGCTGCACGGCGACGGGCGCTACGGCCACCCCGCCTACACCAATGTGGCGTTCCCGTTCCCGGTCGACCCGCCGCACGTGCCGGACGAGAACCCGACCGGCGACTACCGGCTGCGCTTCGATCGGCCCGACTGGGTCGGCTCGGGCCGCGCGATCCTGCGCTTCGACGGGGTCGAGTCCGCGTTCCGGGTCTGGCTGAACGGGATCGAGATCGGCGTCGGCAAGGGCAGCCGACTGCCGATCGAGTTCGACGTCACCGAGGCGCTGGTCGCCGGCGGCCGGACCGACGTGCTCGCCGTGCGGGTGCACCAGTGGTCCGACGGCAGCTACCTGGAGGACCAGGACCAGTGGTGGCTGCCGGGGATCTTCCGCGATGTGACGCTGCTGCAGCGCCCGGTGGGCGGCATCGACGACGTCTTCCTGCGCGCCGATTTCGATCATCGAACCGGGATGGGCCTGCTCACCGGCGAGGTGTCGGCGCCGGCCCAGGCGTACCCGATCACGGTCGAGATCGCCGAGCTGGGCCTGCGCCAGGAGCTCGCCGGTCCCGGTGAGCCGATCGACCTGGCGGCGCCGGCGCAACCCTGGAGCGCGGAGGAGCCACGGCTGTATCAGGTGATCATCTCCGCGGCCGGCGAGACGCTGACCGAACGGGTCGGCTTCCGCACGGTACGCATCGACGGCGATCGGCTGTCGGTGAACGGGCGACAGGTGATCTTCCGCGGCGTCAACCGGCACGAGGTGCTGGCCGATCGCGGCCGGGTGTTCGATCCCGACGCCGCCCGCGCGGACCTGATCATGATGAAGCGACACAATGTGAACGCCATCCGGACCTCACACTACCCGCCGCACCCGGACCTGCTGGACCTGTGCGACGAGCTGGGCTTCTGGGTGATCGACGAATGCGATCTGGAGACCCACGGCTTCGAGCTGCTGGGCTGGCGGGACAACCCCTGCGACGACGGCCGCTGGCGCGGCGCGCTGCTGGACCGGATCGCGCGCACCGTCGAGCGGGACAAGAACCACCCGTCGGTGATCATCTGGTCGCTCGGCAACGAGTCGGGCACCGGCGAGAACCTCGCAGCGATGGCCAACTGGGCCCGCGGCCGCGACGGCGGCCGGCCGATCCACTACGAGGGCGACCGCACCGGCGCCTACACCGACCTCTACTCGCGGATGTATGCCAGCCCCGGGCAGGTGGAGGTGATCTTCGGCGCCGGACCGCTGCCCGGCTGCACCGCCGGCGAGGCGGCACGGGTGCGCGCGATGCCCTTCCTGCAGTGCGAGTACGCCCACGCGATGGGCACCGGCCCCGGCGCGCTGGATGTCTACGACGAGCTGGTCGAGGCGTACCCGGGTTATCACGGCGGCTTCGTCTGGGAATGGCGTGATCATGGTCTGCGGCGACGCGACGAACGGGGCGAGTGGTACGCCTACGGCGGCGACTTCGGCGAGGAGCTGCACGACGGGAACTTCGTCCTGGACGGGCTGGTCCGCTCCGACGGCGTACCGTCGCCGGGTCTGGCCGAGTTCGCCGCGGTCAACGCGCCCGTCTCGCTGACCGTCGCCGACGGGGTGCTCACCGTCCGCAACCGGCAGCACACCCGCGGGCTTGATCATCTCCGGTTCGTGGCGTGCAGCGAGCTGGACGGCGGGGACCCGGTCGAGGCCGAGGTGGCCGTGCCCGCGGCGGGGCCGGGCGAATCCGTGTCCGTGACGCTCCCGGAGACGGTGCTCGCGCCGCGGCCCGGCGGCGAGTGCTGGCTGCGGGTACGCGCCGAGCTGGCCGCCGACGAGCCGTGGGCGGGCGCCGGACACCCGGTGGCGGAGGGCCAGTGGCCGCTGACGGTGCCGGCGCGCGAGGCGCCACGCCCGGCGCAGTTCGACCCGACCTCGACCGAGCACGCGCCGCTCGGGGCCGCCGAGTTCGACCCGGCCACCGGGCTGCTCACGGCCCTGGGCGAGCTGGCCGTCACCGGGCCGATTCTCGAGCTGTGGCGCGCGCCGACCGACAACGACCGGGGCGCCATCTTCGGCTCCTTCGAGCTGGCCGACCCGGCCACCACCGGCGGTGACGGCGTACCCGGCCCGTCATCTGCCCAGCGCTGGGCCGAGCGCGGGCTGGACCGGCTGAAGCACCGACTGGTCGAGTTCCGGGCCGCGGCACACGGGATCGTGGCCACCTATCGCGTCGGCGCCGCGGCGACCCGCGCCTATGCGGACCTGACCTGTCGCTGGTGGTGGGCCGACGACCGGCTGATGCTGCGCGCCGAGGTGACGCCGTCCAGCGACTGGGACTGCACCTGGCCGCGGATCGGGCTGCGGTTCGGGCTGCCGGCGGAGCTGGACGAGGCGGCATGGTTCGGCACCGGGCCGGGCGAATCGTGGCCGGACAGCCGGCGCGCCGTGCGGGTCGGTCGGTTCGCCGCGGGCATCGACGAACTCAACTTCGCCCCGACCCGCCCCCAGGAGAGCGGGCACCGCGCCGGACTGCGCGAGCTGACGCTCAGCGGCCCCGGGCGGGCGCTGACCGTGGAGGCGTACGCCGAGGCCGGCCGGCTGCCCGGCTTCACGATCGCCCGGCACACACCGCAGCAGGTGGCTGCCGCGGCGCACCGTCACGAACTGCCGGCGCCCGAGCGGACCTGGCTGTTCGTCGATGCCGACGTGCACGGACTCGGCTCGCGCTCGTGCGGGCCGGACGTGCTGCCCGAGGCACAGTTGTGGCCCCGCGCGGAGGCGATCACCCTGGCCCTTCGGGCGGCGGGCAACAACCGGCCCGTGCAGGGTGGCGCGGGGCTGTCGGACTGA
- a CDS encoding ABC transporter ATP-binding protein: protein MTGPVLRVRDLDITFRSEGRTVHAVQGLGYDLAPGEVLAVVGESGCGKSISALSVLGLQPRTATVTGSVRLGEVELVGASTATLRDIRGDRVSMIFQEPLSSLNPVLTVRRQLTEVLRRHRGLSGTRARERAIELLGLVGIPAPRQRIDLYPHQLSGGMRQRVMIAIAIACDPEVLIADEPTTALDVTVQAGILTLLDRLRAELGMAIVLITHDLGVVADIADRVLVMYAGRGVETAPVAELFANPEHPYTNGLLGAVPRPGSVADRLAEIPGTVPALAVQPDACTFADRCPRAADDCRAARPALAGPGEHLVACWHPMTNATAGAQR, encoded by the coding sequence ATGACCGGCCCGGTGCTGCGCGTGCGCGACCTCGACATCACCTTCCGCAGCGAAGGCCGCACCGTGCACGCGGTCCAGGGGCTCGGCTACGACCTCGCGCCGGGCGAGGTCTTGGCGGTGGTCGGCGAGTCCGGCTGCGGCAAGTCGATCAGCGCCCTGTCGGTGCTCGGCCTGCAACCGCGTACCGCGACCGTCACCGGATCGGTACGCCTGGGCGAGGTCGAACTGGTCGGCGCGTCCACGGCGACGCTCCGCGACATCCGCGGCGATCGGGTCTCGATGATCTTCCAGGAGCCGTTGTCGTCGCTCAATCCCGTGCTGACGGTGCGGCGCCAGCTCACCGAGGTGCTCCGGCGCCATCGCGGCCTGTCCGGTACGCGGGCCCGCGAGCGCGCGATCGAGCTGCTGGGGCTGGTCGGCATCCCGGCACCGCGGCAGCGGATCGACCTCTACCCCCACCAGCTCTCGGGCGGCATGCGGCAGCGGGTGATGATCGCCATCGCCATCGCCTGCGATCCCGAGGTGCTGATCGCCGATGAGCCGACGACGGCGCTCGACGTGACCGTGCAGGCCGGCATCCTGACGCTGCTGGACCGGCTGCGCGCCGAGCTGGGCATGGCGATCGTGTTGATCACCCACGATCTCGGCGTGGTCGCCGACATCGCGGACCGGGTGCTGGTGATGTACGCCGGTCGCGGCGTGGAGACCGCGCCCGTGGCGGAGCTGTTCGCCAACCCCGAGCACCCGTACACGAACGGCCTGCTCGGTGCCGTCCCGCGGCCCGGATCGGTGGCCGACCGGCTGGCCGAGATCCCCGGCACGGTGCCCGCGTTGGCGGTGCAGCCCGACGCGTGCACCTTCGCGGATCGTTGCCCGCGCGCCGCCGACGACTGCCGGGCCGCCCGACCCGCGCTCGCCGGCCCGGGCGAGCATCTGGTCGCCTGCTGGCACCCGATGACGAACGCGACCGCGGGAGCGCAGCGATGA
- a CDS encoding transglutaminase domain-containing protein has translation MWSSSNVSPTPILDFTHENVAKLARRALESASTPLPTKFLGAAHEVIAESIRPVYSVNEELPASRVIGRGFGSCSQRLAILEAVARSAGIPTRARGFVVRGEFWRPRFRVPRVLMPREVLLCWPDFCIDDQWVTCGEIFRGPEDPCETPAFTNSGPETLFEAIRNRQVSWTKPGTGSATGDLSAWVIRDLGTFPSRDALWQAHNQTFDGVVLPIVDAALILGSRAAGWARRAPSPGSRGRRHPVSPTAPRHPARAGCCPPPEGPG, from the coding sequence GTGTGGTCGTCGTCCAATGTTTCACCGACACCAATTCTCGATTTCACTCATGAGAATGTTGCGAAGCTTGCCCGTCGAGCCCTCGAGAGCGCTTCCACGCCTTTACCGACGAAGTTCCTGGGCGCGGCTCACGAGGTCATTGCGGAGTCGATCCGCCCCGTCTACTCCGTGAACGAAGAACTTCCCGCATCCAGAGTGATCGGGCGCGGCTTCGGGTCGTGCAGTCAGCGACTGGCCATCCTGGAAGCCGTGGCAAGGTCGGCAGGGATTCCGACACGGGCACGGGGATTTGTTGTCCGCGGCGAGTTCTGGCGACCACGTTTCCGGGTGCCTCGCGTGCTGATGCCGCGCGAGGTGCTGCTCTGCTGGCCAGATTTCTGCATTGATGATCAGTGGGTGACGTGCGGTGAGATCTTCCGTGGGCCGGAAGACCCGTGCGAGACGCCTGCCTTCACCAACTCCGGGCCGGAGACGCTGTTCGAAGCCATCCGAAACCGCCAGGTGAGCTGGACGAAACCCGGCACCGGCAGCGCCACCGGAGATCTGAGCGCGTGGGTCATCCGCGATCTCGGCACCTTCCCGAGCCGCGACGCACTGTGGCAGGCACACAACCAGACCTTTGACGGAGTCGTCCTGCCGATTGTCGACGCCGCGCTGATTCTCGGCTCGCGGGCCGCAGGCTGGGCCAGGCGCGCACCGTCACCGGGGAGCCGCGGGCGGCGCCACCCGGTCAGTCCGACAGCCCCGCGCCACCCTGCACGGGCCGGTTGTTGCCCGCCGCCCGAAGGGCCAGGGTGA
- a CDS encoding ABC transporter permease: MTVTAPPATQPSATRPNAPRGRALRHLAGRAGQALVTIFLVSIAVFAGIRAIPGDPALVLAGEDSSPEAIAAIRERYGLDDPLPIQYLNWLSHAIRGDFGTSVRTGEPVIEAVLAALPVTLELALLSMLFATAIGVAAGVVAAVERGRPGEWLANGAALLGLSIPNFWLGILLVLIFAVGLRWLPASGFVPFTIDPLENLSRMIMPAFVLGSGLAAVVMRQTRSGMLEALSADYVRTARAKGLTGRAVVLDHALRNSLITVVTVLGLNLGQLISGAVVTEQVFTLPGFGKLTLDAVFTRDYPLIQAVVLITSVAYVVINLLVDVCYTLLDPRIRVGGVS, encoded by the coding sequence ATGACCGTCACCGCACCGCCCGCCACCCAGCCGTCGGCGACCCGGCCGAACGCCCCGCGCGGCCGCGCGCTGCGCCATCTCGCCGGTCGCGCCGGCCAGGCGCTGGTGACGATCTTCTTGGTCAGCATCGCCGTCTTCGCGGGCATCCGGGCGATCCCGGGCGACCCGGCCCTGGTGCTGGCGGGCGAGGACTCATCCCCGGAGGCCATCGCCGCGATCCGCGAGCGGTACGGCCTGGACGATCCGCTGCCGATCCAGTACCTGAACTGGCTCTCCCACGCGATCCGCGGCGACTTCGGCACATCGGTCCGCACCGGCGAGCCGGTGATCGAGGCGGTCCTCGCGGCGCTGCCGGTGACCCTGGAGCTCGCGCTGCTCAGCATGCTCTTCGCCACCGCGATCGGCGTCGCCGCCGGCGTCGTTGCGGCCGTCGAGCGCGGCCGCCCCGGCGAGTGGCTGGCCAACGGCGCCGCCCTGCTCGGCCTGTCCATCCCGAACTTCTGGCTCGGCATCCTGCTGGTGCTGATCTTCGCGGTCGGGCTGCGCTGGTTGCCGGCATCCGGGTTCGTCCCGTTCACCATCGACCCGCTGGAGAATCTGTCCCGGATGATCATGCCGGCCTTCGTGCTCGGCAGCGGTCTGGCGGCCGTCGTCATGCGCCAGACCCGCTCGGGCATGCTGGAGGCGCTGTCCGCAGACTATGTGCGTACCGCGCGCGCCAAGGGGCTCACCGGCCGCGCAGTGGTGCTGGACCATGCGCTGCGGAACAGCCTGATCACGGTGGTCACCGTGCTCGGCCTCAATCTCGGGCAGTTGATCAGCGGGGCGGTGGTCACCGAGCAGGTGTTCACGCTGCCCGGCTTCGGCAAGCTGACCCTCGATGCGGTCTTCACCCGCGACTACCCGCTGATCCAGGCGGTGGTGTTGATCACCTCGGTCGCCTATGTGGTGATCAACCTGCTGGTGGACGTCTGCTACACCCTGCTCGATCCGCGGATCCGGGTCGGTGGTGTGTCGTGA
- a CDS encoding gamma-glutamyltransferase family protein: protein MEFTTRPTLEGTFGMATSTHWLATATAMSVLERGGNAFDAATAGAFVLHVVEPHLNGPGGDAPLIISERGGAPEVLCGQGVAPDGATIAHYRDELGLDLVPGTGPLAAAVPGAVEAWLVLLRDRGTWSLRDVLDHAIALASDGHSPVPAVGATVESVRELFTQHWPTSAEVWLPGGDSPRNGALLRNPALARTWQRLITEAEAASADREAQLDAALRVWKEGFVAEAMVRTARTPVMDSTGTPHAGVLTGDDLARPQAVWERPAAVDYGPWTVHKCAAWSQGPSMLQQLRLLGDCEPADLGAFDAAVVHRIVEGAKLAFADRDAWYGDAAEVDLAGLLAPGYAQQRRMLITDAASREFRPGTPDGREPVLAEHLRRVVAGEVRSSAAGGAGEPTVQSHAAPRADAAGQTGDTCHIDVVDRWGNMIAATPSGGWLQSSPVIPELGFPLGTRLQMCWLDAGLPNSLTPRRRPRTTLSPSLASLHGEPTLAFGTPGGDQQDQWSTSFFLRVAATQARTSALDLQGAIDAPNWHTDALIASFWPRGYRPGSLVVEANADAELVAGLRARGHDVTVGPAWSEGRLSAVSRDAATGLLRAAANPRGMQGYAAGR, encoded by the coding sequence GTGGAGTTCACCACCCGCCCCACGCTGGAGGGCACGTTCGGCATGGCCACCAGCACCCACTGGCTGGCCACCGCCACGGCGATGTCCGTGCTGGAGCGCGGCGGCAACGCGTTCGACGCCGCCACGGCCGGCGCCTTCGTGCTGCACGTGGTCGAGCCGCACCTGAACGGGCCGGGCGGCGACGCCCCGTTGATCATCAGCGAGCGCGGGGGCGCCCCCGAGGTGCTGTGCGGTCAGGGCGTGGCGCCGGACGGCGCGACCATCGCCCACTATCGCGACGAGCTCGGCCTGGATCTGGTGCCCGGCACCGGTCCGCTCGCCGCCGCGGTGCCGGGGGCCGTCGAGGCCTGGCTGGTGTTGTTGCGCGATCGGGGCACCTGGTCCCTGCGGGATGTTCTCGACCACGCGATCGCCCTGGCCAGCGACGGACACAGCCCGGTGCCCGCCGTCGGCGCGACCGTGGAATCGGTACGCGAACTGTTCACCCAGCACTGGCCCACCTCGGCCGAGGTCTGGCTGCCGGGCGGGGACAGCCCGCGGAACGGCGCCCTGCTCCGCAACCCGGCGCTGGCCCGGACCTGGCAGCGGCTGATCACCGAGGCCGAAGCGGCATCGGCGGACCGCGAGGCCCAGCTCGACGCCGCGCTGCGGGTCTGGAAGGAGGGCTTCGTGGCCGAGGCGATGGTGCGGACCGCGCGTACCCCGGTCATGGATTCGACGGGTACGCCGCACGCCGGCGTGCTGACCGGCGATGATCTTGCCCGACCCCAGGCGGTCTGGGAGCGACCCGCCGCCGTCGACTACGGGCCATGGACGGTGCACAAGTGCGCGGCCTGGTCCCAGGGCCCGTCGATGTTGCAGCAGTTGCGGCTGCTCGGCGACTGCGAGCCGGCCGATCTCGGCGCATTCGATGCCGCCGTCGTGCACCGGATCGTGGAGGGCGCCAAGCTGGCGTTCGCCGACCGCGACGCCTGGTACGGCGATGCCGCCGAGGTCGACCTCGCCGGGTTGCTCGCGCCGGGCTATGCCCAGCAGCGGCGGATGTTGATCACCGATGCCGCCAGCCGGGAGTTCCGGCCGGGTACGCCGGACGGCCGCGAGCCCGTGCTGGCCGAGCACCTCCGCCGCGTCGTCGCGGGCGAGGTGCGCTCGTCCGCCGCGGGGGGCGCGGGCGAGCCCACCGTGCAGAGCCACGCCGCGCCACGCGCCGACGCGGCCGGGCAGACCGGGGACACCTGTCACATCGATGTCGTCGACCGCTGGGGCAACATGATCGCGGCCACCCCGAGCGGCGGGTGGCTGCAGTCCAGCCCGGTGATCCCGGAGCTGGGTTTCCCGCTGGGCACCCGGTTGCAGATGTGCTGGCTGGATGCCGGCCTGCCGAATTCGCTGACCCCGCGCCGGCGCCCGCGGACCACCCTCTCGCCCAGCCTGGCCAGCCTGCACGGCGAGCCCACCCTCGCCTTCGGTACGCCGGGCGGCGACCAGCAGGACCAGTGGAGCACCAGCTTCTTCCTGCGGGTCGCCGCGACGCAGGCGCGTACCTCCGCGCTGGATCTGCAGGGCGCGATCGACGCCCCGAACTGGCACACGGATGCGCTGATCGCCTCGTTCTGGCCGCGCGGCTACCGGCCGGGCTCGCTCGTCGTCGAGGCGAATGCCGACGCCGAGCTGGTCGCGGGGCTGCGGGCGCGTGGTCACGACGTGACCGTGGGCCCGGCGTGGTCGGAGGGCCGGCTCAGCGCCGTGTCCCGCGACGCCGCGACGGGGCTGCTGCGCGCGGCGGCCAATCCCCGCGGGATGCAGGGCTATGCGGCCGGGCGGTGA
- a CDS encoding ABC transporter ATP-binding protein produces the protein MTGSPALELSGLTRHFGAVRAVDGIDLVVAEGEILGLVGESGSGKSTVGRLAVALDRPSAGTVRVLGTELTGLRGGRLRALRRRFHLVFQDPASSLDPRQTCATIVTEPLRHHGIGTRAERRARAAELCGRVGLREDLLDRYPHELSGGQRQRLSLARALILDPDLIVADEPTSALDVSVQASVLNLLKELQRELGFAALFITHDLGVVEYLADRVAVMYLGQLVEVGPTAELTADPLHPYSQALTAAAPVPDPVEQRSRERIEISADLPDPADPPSGCRFRTRCPIAVARCATEVPELREVAPGRFVRCHLVTDGAAPVALTPARAT, from the coding sequence ATGACCGGTTCCCCCGCGCTGGAGCTGTCCGGGCTGACCCGCCACTTCGGCGCGGTCCGCGCCGTGGACGGCATCGACCTGGTGGTCGCCGAGGGGGAGATCCTCGGGCTGGTCGGCGAGTCCGGGTCCGGCAAGTCGACGGTGGGGCGGCTGGCCGTGGCGCTGGACCGGCCGAGCGCGGGCACGGTCCGGGTGCTGGGGACCGAGCTGACCGGCCTGCGCGGTGGGCGGCTGCGCGCCCTGCGGCGACGCTTCCACCTGGTCTTCCAGGACCCCGCCTCCTCCCTCGATCCCCGCCAGACCTGCGCGACGATCGTCACCGAGCCGCTGCGGCACCACGGCATCGGGACGCGCGCGGAACGCCGGGCCCGGGCCGCCGAGCTGTGTGGGCGCGTCGGCCTGCGCGAGGACCTGCTGGATCGCTACCCGCACGAGCTCTCCGGCGGGCAGCGGCAACGCCTGTCGCTCGCCCGGGCGCTGATCCTCGATCCGGACCTGATCGTCGCCGACGAACCGACCAGCGCGCTCGACGTGTCCGTACAGGCGTCCGTGCTGAACCTGCTCAAGGAGCTGCAGCGCGAGCTCGGCTTCGCCGCGCTGTTCATCACCCACGACCTCGGCGTGGTCGAGTACCTGGCCGACCGGGTCGCCGTGATGTATCTCGGCCAGCTCGTCGAGGTCGGCCCGACGGCCGAGCTGACCGCCGACCCGCTGCATCCCTACAGCCAGGCCCTGACCGCCGCCGCCCCCGTACCCGACCCGGTCGAGCAGCGTTCCCGCGAACGGATCGAGATCTCCGCCGACCTGCCCGACCCGGCCGATCCCCCGAGCGGTTGCCGATTCCGCACCCGCTGCCCGATCGCCGTGGCACGGTGCGCGACCGAGGTGCCGGAGCTGCGCGAGGTTGCGCCGGGGCGGTTCGTGCGCTGCCATCTGGTGACCGACGGTGCGGCGCCGGTCGCGCTCACGCCGGCCCGCGCCACGTGA
- a CDS encoding ABC transporter permease → MSGIVTPARRRSRALSRLRANPLAVAGAVAVGVFVLAALAAPLLAPYSPIAPDFDAVLAQPSLAHWLGTDDLGRDQLSRILFGLRASLQVGLLAVIGAAVIGIATGMFAGYYGGVIDMIASRLTDALLAFPFLILAVGLAAILGPSLTNATLAVAISLVPAFFRVARGEALRLRGGEYVQAAIASGSRPVTALAQHVLPNAASALIVQTTIAIPGAILAEAVLSFLGLGVQPPTPSLGTMLSAAQSFLYPAPWMAVFPGLAIVALTLAFNVLGDGVRDALDPKGDGR, encoded by the coding sequence GTGAGCGGCATCGTCACGCCGGCCCGCCGCCGATCGCGCGCCCTGAGCCGTCTGCGCGCCAACCCGCTCGCGGTCGCCGGCGCCGTCGCGGTCGGGGTCTTCGTGCTCGCCGCACTGGCCGCGCCGCTGCTCGCCCCCTATTCCCCGATCGCCCCCGATTTCGACGCCGTCCTCGCGCAACCCTCGCTCGCCCACTGGCTCGGCACCGACGATCTCGGCCGCGACCAGCTCTCCCGGATCCTGTTCGGCCTCCGTGCCTCGCTGCAGGTCGGGCTGCTGGCGGTGATCGGCGCCGCGGTGATCGGCATCGCGACGGGCATGTTCGCGGGCTACTACGGCGGCGTGATCGACATGATCGCCTCGCGGCTCACCGATGCACTGCTGGCATTCCCGTTCCTGATCCTCGCGGTCGGGTTGGCGGCGATCCTCGGCCCCTCGCTGACCAATGCCACCCTCGCGGTCGCGATCTCGCTGGTTCCCGCGTTCTTCCGGGTGGCCCGCGGCGAGGCGCTGCGGCTGCGCGGCGGGGAGTATGTGCAGGCCGCCATCGCCAGCGGCTCGCGGCCGGTCACCGCACTCGCCCAACACGTCCTGCCCAATGCCGCGTCGGCCCTGATCGTGCAGACCACCATCGCCATTCCCGGCGCGATCCTCGCCGAGGCCGTGCTGAGCTTTCTCGGTCTCGGCGTACAACCGCCGACCCCGTCGCTCGGCACCATGCTCTCCGCCGCGCAGTCCTTCCTCTACCCGGCGCCGTGGATGGCGGTCTTCCCCGGTCTGGCGATCGTCGCGCTCACGCTGGCGTTCAATGTGCTCGGCGACGGGGTGCGGGATGCGCTCGACCCGAAAGGAGACGGCCGATGA